One Bdellovibrionales bacterium genomic window, TGGCCTTGTTAAAGGAAGTTCAACGATTTCTACCTCCGAATGAAGCCAGTCAAACAGGAGGCTTTGCCTTGCGCTACAGTCCGGATTTTGACAGAGTCTGTTCTGGAGCTCATAATTTGTGATTTTATCTAAACTTCTCGATGCTATATTACGTCGCGTAAAATGGATAAAAGATCGCAGCAATCCAAGCAAGTGCGAGAGAGGCAAAGACTGCAGAGCTGGTAATTGAGTTTGATTTTCTCTCCAGTCTCGCCGCAAAAATTTCAATGATGACAAGGCATGCGGAGAATTGCAGAAGATCTCCAATAGGAGGTCTGTTGATGTCGCGTGGAGGTTGAAACAGGAACCAAACTGTCAGCAGAAAAATCCAAATACCCATACGAAGTAGGTACGATTGAAAAATTGTTTTACTGATGCTGAGTCGTCGTGTGACGAAGCACAGGGGGTAGAAGAAAAGACTAAATGCCCCCCAACGCAGGAACCTAGTTTCTGAAAGAGAGGAGTGAAATAAATGGTGATCAACGTAAGGAGCCGCAAACAAAGCGAGTGGTAAAAATGCCAAAACTCCAATTGAGACTGCCTTTAAAAAGTAATTGAATCTTTGCATTCTGAATTTTTCTTTTGAGACAATTAAAATGACGGTAGTAGAAGATAGGCCCAGTAATATAAAGTAGATCAAGTATAAGCTCTCGCTCGTATTATGTAATTTTAAGAACGTAATTGATTCAACTCCCAATCGAATAGCTAGGGCAGAAGCCACAGAGGAAAAGATGAGAATGATAAAATCTGATATTCTAACTCGACTGGCAAATGGTTGGGTTGATCCTAACTCAGAAATTAAGCTATAGGTCATAAATATCATTGTCAAAAGAATGAACACTGCGGTTACTGGAACTGACAGGTGGAATGCGGTCGATTTTTCTGAATTCTCAAGTGTTCCTCTCCAATTTTCGTTGATCCAGTTTAATATAAGTTCAACTACTTTCGAGTTGATGATCATTTCGAAATGCGAAATGTCTAATTGAATCTGCTCTCCAAAGTTGGAGGATGGCTGCTTCGTCCTGGCGTGCAATGTCAATAGTCTTGGTCCCCTATAAATGGTCCCAGCTACATTTCCGTCTAAATTAATCAAACCTTTATCTAAATTGGAAAGCTGTGGAGAATTCATGAGAGAGTGGCCTATCCTTCCGCCACCAAAGGAGTGGCCAATGAATATAATTTTCTTATTGGAAAGATTCTCTTGATCGATGAGGGACTGGACAACGGAAATTCCGATATCAATATCGCTCCTGTTCTTGTGACAAATGGGCAATCCTAATCCGGGAATATTGCATCGGAAAGTCATTGGAACGGGGGACTTTCCATGTCCAGGAAAATCAAAGCTGTAAGTTTTGATTCCATTGATGGCCAAAACTCGGGCAAGAGGCGCCATCAATTGCGCGCTACATCGCTTACCATGAAGGAGAATTGCCACTGTATTCGGAATTTCTCTGTTTTCGTGCCGAAAAACTGATACGGTTGAGCGATCGGAGTTTTCCAGTTGTATTCGCTCGATCGTCACTGGAAAGAGGCTTTTAGAAAAGTAAAGATCAAGGCCGGCGAAAATCACCGCCAGAAAAATCCAACTTACCCAATAAATGCGAGAAATTTTGGACAAAAAGGAAATCACCTTGCAAGGCCTCAAGTGGGATCGAAAAGTGGCTGTTCACATCATTGAATTTTGAAATCCAGTTGACACAATTGCAATCTATTCCATATTCTAGTGACAAATAATCTTATTGGGGCCGGTTTTTTTCGCTATTCGATAGCTTGGAAGTCCTGAGGCTTTGATTTTCTAACTATTGAACTGGACAGTTCAAATGGCAACGGTTTTCACCCATTCTTTTGTTGGCTACACGCTTTCTCAGTTGGCTCCAGAGGCAGTCAGAAAAAATACCAAATTCATTTTTTGGATGTGCTTGCTCCCAATAATTCCTGATTTTGACTACCTAGGTTGGATTTTAAAGGTTCCATACGGTGGACTTTGGGGTCATCGTGGTCTGACACACTCAATTTTTTTTTCCTTTGTCCTTGGTGCCCTAGCTTGGGCTAAAATGGGAAAGCCCTACCAACTCAAAATTGCAATTTTTCTAGGTATTTCTGCAGTTTCGCACGGAGTGCTCGATGCTATGACAAACGGGGGATTGGGAGTTGCATTTTTTTCTCCTTATTCCTTAACGCGCCATTTTTTTTCTTGGAGACCCATTGAGGTTTCACCCATAGGAATCCGTTTTTTTTCCTCGCGGGGAATGGTTGTGATCATGAACGAAATACAATGGGTTTGGATTCCAGGTTTTGTTTTGCTACTAGCGAGATCAGTAGTCGCCCGCCAGCTTTTTTATCCTCTTAAAAAAGGGGGATCCAATAATCCACAAATTTAGGTGTTTGGATTGTGTTGGATTTTAAGTGCCTTCCAAATTTTCAAATTTAAAGTTCATGTCCCCGAAGGACAAATTTCATATAGTTGGCAAACCAATTGGCTTGCCAAAGGACCTTCGTTTTCGAGCGATTTGAAGTAGTCCGAAAAGTATTCCATTACGAATTTGTCCTTCATAGGTCTGTGGTCCTTGCCGAAATGGCCTTCATTTGCTTCAATTTTGGCTGCTCCAGGCCTAGCGCTAGGAAAGGTTCGGTCCATTATTGCAGGGAATGAGTGAGTGCCTCCGTAGACAAACATTCTCTCCGGATTTCCAATATAAAGAATGGAAGAGCCACTTTTGATATAAGATAGGTTTTTCTTATACCACTCTTTCGGAGTCCCTACAAACCGATAGAATGGGTCAATAGCTAGCCATCCTCCCATTCTATTCTTGGCGATAGTCACGATATGGTGACTCCAAGGTCTACCGAAGCTGGGATCGGCCGCAATTGCCCCCACATGGAATAATTTAAAGACGGCGTTCCTGTTTAGACCTCTCTTTCTCAATTGAAAATAGACATAGTCGGCGCGACCAAAGCAAAATCCATGTCTTCTCATCTTGATTGTTGGATCAATCGGATCATACTTATCTAGCATTTTTATTCCCACTACCGAATGAATATAGGCACTTTCCATAATCTCTAGAGCCGTATCCTTGGATATCCCTCCTGGGAGTTCTTTGGCGACTCTATCGAGAATCTCTAAGGCCAAATTGTTCCGAATTTCTAGAGCGTCTCTGTCAATTGTTGAAAAGAGAGATCCTCTAGTTTCGGCCCTTAGGGTATCGTCAATATTTTCTGAATAGGAAATCAGGTCGATCAAATTATCTTCAATGTACAATCGGGGAATTTTGAATCGGTGTAATTGCGTTTTCTGATTTCGCCTAATTTCAAGCTCCATCTCAGCATTGAATTTTTCGAGAGTGTTGGCAAGTGATTGTCCCTTAAGCCCAAGGATGCCGATTAAAATCACACCGAGAACTATCGAATTGAAACGGCCCATAAGTGAAATTTTCATATGGATGATCTTCCTGGATCGAGTGGCTGGAGGGACTTGGCATTTTCGATTGGAACGATGAGTTGAAATCCCGGCCATCGCGACTCTCGCCATGGAGACGTAAAAAACCGAGCTTCGAACCCACTCTAATTTCGGTCAGAGAGCTGGGACATGGAACTGCAATTGCTTTAGAAAATGGAGCTAACACCGAGGAATTGAGGAGTTTCCAGCCCTGTCTTCTGTTGAATCCTATAGCTTCGGCTAGTAGTACTTTGGTGATTTGTTCTCCACACCTAAACTCAACAAATGGAGAAATCCAGGCCGAAGTTCGCTGTGGATCAATCCAAAATGAAGGCTGAGACAGGGCCTCTCCAAGAATTGAAACAGTTAAAACTTCAGAATTTTCAAGTGAAGGGCTTAACTTTAATAGAAATCCAGCGTGGCAATATGAAACGTCAGGGCCTGTTTGGCCAGAGCAGGGAGAAGTTTTTGCGAGTAGTACATTTGGCTCAACAAGCACGATCGGGTCAACCAGGCTAAATGCATTTTTCAACTGATTTTCGAGTGGAGACCTTGAATATGGGTATCCTGTGTTGTGAAAACGAATGGGAGACGAATTTGGTACTCTCTCGCTAACGAGAATCACTTGCAGGCTTCCAAAATTCACAGGATTTCGCAATTCCAGATCTCCGTTTTCGATATTTTGTAGAAAGACATTTTCGAGTTTAGATTCCTTGAGTTCTTTGATCATATCGAGCTTACCAAGTGTACTTTCAGAAGGTTTTTTTCGTGGCATCAAAAAAATGGCGCTTTTAAAATTCAATTCTGAGTTCTGACAGGGTAACCCTCTTTCGCTCAGAAGTTGTTTGGAAATAAAACTATAAATATTAACAGAAAAAATCTTTTCTCTCATTTGCTCGGGTGTCCAACATGTTTGATCATGGACATATTGGAGGGCCGCTCTAAGATTAAAAAATGATGGCGCATAGAATCGTCGCTTCTCAACATATTTCGGCACATACAAATAGGTGAGTATTCCAGTCAAGAATAGAAAGAAAAAAATTGGTATCCCCCACTTAAGTAGTTGCATTCGGTTCGCTGAAAAGTGGCTCTTTAGAAATGAGCCAACCCAAATGGAGGATGCCATTTGGAGTGTGAGCATAAAGATAATGCCATATCGAAACTTCGAAAAAAGGCCAATCGAAAGGAAGATTGGAGCTGCCACAATTACTGAAAGGGCAAGTGTTACCAATAGAATTACGTTAACGCGGGTTTGAGTTCTTTGAATATTGACTAATTGAATTTGATTTCTGTATATCCATTTTAAGGAAATTAAAAGAAGGAGGGAGAACGGAATAAAGATCCACATGTTCAATCCCGCCTCAAAAAAAATTGAGATCACGCCGTGAAAGTTAAGATAAGATGTCCAAGATTCGATAATTTCATTAACTTGAAAGCTGATCCAGCTGGTCCCAGCGCTCTCGCTAGTTGTCGCGTGATACCTATCTTTCAGATCAGAAAGTCGAAAAACGACATAAGGAAGAAACCAAAACAAACTCAGAAATAAGGCCGTAGTAAAATTTCGATTTGAGATTTCTTTGAGGCCGAAGCGTCGGGTCGACAGATGCAGAAATAATAACAGGCCAACTAAAATCAAGCCGGTTAAATGTAGCTGAGCGCTCAATACTGAGAGAGAAAATGCAAACACCAAACTCCACAACGATCCAGAGAATGCAAATGTCTCGATAATGGCACAAAGAGCCACCAAAATAAACAAGATGGAAAAACTGGGATTCCAAAAATAACTGAGAACGATGAAATTAAATGGAGACCCAAAGTAATTCAATATCCACAGGATGCCTACGGTTGAACCAAACCGACGATGAAGAAAAAGCCAAACCACTGCCCCGCCAACGGAACCCATCGCGAGCATTCCGTACCAACAGGAGATCAAATCGCGATTTATAGCTAAAAAGCTTGAGAGAATCAAATAGTAGAGACTTCCGGGGAGAAATCCACCTCCAGTTAGTTCTGGACCATGCCATATCAAATGTTTATTCAGTAGCTGAAATGAACGTTCCAGATCCCGTTCCTGGTAGATATAAAGGGTGGCGAAATCTTTAGTCAAGTGAAAGAGAAAAGTGCCAACGGCACACAGGAAAAGGAAAATGAGGAGCTGGCTTGTCTCTTCCGAAATAATAGGCTTCATTTGAGTTCGTTCCCAAAGATACCCCAATTTTCTTGACGGATTTTTTATGATCACAACTACGCCCCAAAATCTTGCATGTTAGGTTCCAAGATATTTTAATCATTTTCGAGATCAACGAATCGACTATCACCATTAATCATCAACTGAGATTTTCCCTTTGTGATGAGAGTGTTAGCAATTTCAAACTTCAATCTTGTGGCGCCTGAGGGACAGGGATTTTGAAACCTAAACCTCATTGGAGCCATGAATGCATCATTTCTTGTAATAGATTCTGCGTTTCCGATTTTGCTGAGCAGTGGTATTTGGTACGTGCCTATTTTCCCACAGTAAATTTGCAATTTTGAGTTAACCCATTGGACGGACACGGGACCCAAGGAATTATTTCCAAGATTTAAGGGGGAACCAAGAAACTCAACAGTTCCATCCCTATTGCTTGAGAGATCAAGAATCACGCCGATTCGGCAAAAACCAGGACCTACGTTATCACAATGGCTCCAGATCAGTAAGTATCTATTTTTTGATAGCTGTACTATAGAATTGGCAGGCACTCCCGATTGAGAAACGTGGTCATTGTCAATGAGAAATTGATCCATATGATCTAATCGAATTGACCTTGCTCGGTTGTGAAAAGTCTGAACGCTGGCACCAGCGTTCAGCATGCGATAGGGAACTAGCACAATGCCAAAATTAAAAATCGGTTCATCCATTTCAATTTCACGCGAGAGGAGATCCCTCTTGAGCTCAAATGGCAGAGTCTGTTCCGCAATCCACTTGGAAATTTCAGCTTTGTTATCTTTAAACCCTGGTCGTTCCCTAAAAATGAAATATCCCGAAGGAACATGATTGGTCCTTAAAGCAGGGTCTAACGAGATTTGATCAGTAGATTTGCAAATTTCAGAAAAATCAACAGTCTCTTTAATTCTAATTGTTGCGAGTCTCTCCATGATATCATCTGATGTCCATCCAGTATTTTGCTTGATAGTCGTGCATGCCCATCGAATTGCCCGTGCCGTCGTATGCGCGTGGATCCTCCTCTCTGCAGTATGTGGTACAGGACTCTCCAGCTCTAAATAGGTGGAATGTTCAAGGCTGAAAGCGGACAATCCAAAAGCTGCAGCTACGCTGACCAGATAAATGACCCGGAGACCAGCTGTCTTGTTCGGGAGATGTCTTCGTGAAAAAAATAAGACCAGAACGGAGAGGATTCCAATCACAACAAGTATCATCATTTTGTTATCAATGAGAGAGGACTCTCCGTAGGCCAAGCTTATTAAAGCAATCCACCCAGCAAAAGCAGAGAACTCGCCACCATTTGAGGTTTCTTTGAAAAATGATTCAAAAAGGTTGGCGCACAAGCAACCAATAAAAATAATCATAAATAAATGCATGTGAAGGAGATATCGATTCATATACGGATAGGTACAAAAAACAGATCCAGTACCGATGAGAAAGGTGAGACAGAGAATGAGGAATCTTGTCTGCGTTTGAGGAACCAGATGTGTCTTATATTTTTTTTTGTTAAGCCATATACTAACGAAACCACCCATCGCCGTTGAAATACTGAACAGAAAAAAGAAGTTAGAGGTGCCAAAGGTCGTCCACGAGCCTCTTAGGAAATTGTATAAAAAGGCGGTCGTTGTTGGTGAAGGCACATAGAGGTTTGCGTGCCCTAGAAATCTCTCGTAAACTGTCGCAATAAAATTAATTTGAGAATTTTTAAGCGACCAAATCAAGAATGGTACCATTGGCATAATGAATAGGAGAATCCCTGTGGAAAAGGTGAGAGGCTTGAGGCGCGGCAGTCTGAGCAATGGCCCAACTGTCTGAATAAAAATTGCGAGAGCCATATGAAAGGAGATGCTAAAATGAATCTGGCAACCCAGGGAGCATACAAGACAAAATAGATACCAGTACGCTGAACGCCTGGAAGGCTTTCCATTGACCCAGACAAGAAATGCTAACAGCAGACAAAGGGCGCTGAACAACTGTTGATAGGAGGCATTCCAATCTGGAATAGAATTTCTCCTTACAGAAGTAGAATTTAGATAGAGTAGCCAAGACCAAATTCCTGCAAGGTCTCCCCAAAAATGTCTGGCGACATGCCAGATCACAAATCCGGCAACTGCGGCCAGTGTGAGTCGAATTAGGGTAAGGGTCCACCACCCGCCGCCAAGTTTTATAGGAATCGAAGCAAGAATATAGTAGAGGGGGCCGGGGATATAGCCGCCATAGGTAAATTCGGGTCCATGAAATATTGGGTTATTCCACCATTCCGCGGCTCTATGAATATCTCGTGCCTGATAAAATGTTGGAACAGTCATGTCTTGTAAGTTAAGAAAAAAAGCCAACGAAGTCAGAAGCACAAAAGCACCGTATAGGACGTAGATGTGGTCCATTTCTTTTAAAGAATTGTAAAACTCCATAAGTTGGGATTTGGGTAAACAGCTAGTTAGTTTGTATTTACGGCGAGTCATTCCGTATGTCCTTTGAATTTGTCGCTGGTGACTCAATCAAATCTCAGGCAATGTCATATATCAAACAAAATGTGGAGCATTGACTCGGTGATTTGAAGAAGGTGAAATCTAAATCTAAGTGATTTGACGGTTTGGGTTGATTGAGTTCTCATTTTCATGAAAGGAAGGATCAGTATGATCAACGTGGTAGCCTATGTACTATTTTGTTTGATAAGTGTACAGAGTGCCTTTGCATTAGATGGATTGTCTTCGACCCACGAGGAGGAATTTGGTCCTTGGGGGATGGCTTTTTTTGAGATCGTTAAGGGATTTGTTTCTCCTTTGCCAATGATCCTTGAGCAGAGAGGGCCAACTAGGGCTGGGTTTACCTTGCTAGCCACTGGAGTGGAGATTAGGGCTCATGAGGAAACCATTAGGATGATGAAGCATCTGCGTGATATTGACAAGTTTCCTATTCACGGCCTTTGGATCGAAAACCAACACATTAGGTTTTCCCCATCAGAAGTTCAGCCACTTGTTGCTCTAGCCAATGAGGCGGGGTTTCATACAATCGTGAGAATTCCTGATGAGTCCAGGGTATCTATTCAGGGATATCTAGGAATAGGAGCAAAGGGACTCGTTATTCCAATGACTGAATCTCCCAGGCAAATCAAAGAGTCATTTGACAATGTTTATTATAGCGGGTGGAGAGAAATTGGCCTTGAGCCCGACTCAAGTAATCTAAGGGCGAATTCGGCAGATGATTATGCTGGCGTTGACAGAGAAAAAATATTAGCCTTTATGATTGAGAGTGTAGCTGGAGTGGCACATATTGAATCCCTTGCGCGAGAAGCTGCCAAGCTAGCAAATCAATATGGAGTGGATAAGAGTCATATAGTTTTTTGGCTTGGGCCGTTTGACGCAAAGAAAAATCACCAAAGGCTAAAAAAAGCTTCCCCACAGGAGACAGAAAAGTGGTGGAAATCATCTGTACAAAAAATTTCAAAAGAAGCCTCACTCAATGGCATTTCAATGGGCGGTAATGTCTATACACTAGAGGAGGGAATTTCAATGGTGAGAGATCACCAGTTTCGAATATTTTCCATTTCTGGAGTTGGCGGATCTTTCGGAAACCCAAGAGTACCCTCCACCGGACGATTTTTTTTGAACTCCTCCGACGATCAACGTCGGTCGCTTTTGAAGAAGCCAGTCTTGGTTCAGGTTGAAAGGGAAAAAATATCTGCTAAGGTGACCAATCTCAATTCGATTCTTTCCGATTTTACAGGTGCGAATTTCACTTCTTCGATCAAGGATAGGTAAAGAGGAAGTTACAATTTTCTAAGGAGCGAATCATTTGAATCGCGATTTTAATTATGAAATATTTTTGGGCAACTCTTAATTTTTTGGCAGCCATTTTTGTCGTTTTAATCATCATAGAATTTGGATCTGCCTTTTGGTTTTTTGTGTCATCTCAAAACCAGGGGGGGAAAAAGGCAATAGGCCATCGGACTCCGTTGCTTGATATAAGCGACCAAAATCACATTTCCAGGTTTAGGAAATCTGAACTGCACCGGAAGCGAATGGAATATTTTGTTCCAGATCCAGTTTTGGGGATTCGTTTTCAGGCCAATGGAGAAGTCTTTGCCGTTGTTCCTGATGGTGAGGGCGAAGCCGTTTATTCTACAAATGGGATTTTGACTGATAAATATGGCCTGATCTCAAATTCAAGTGAGGTAAGTGAAAGAGAATACAATTTGGCCCAAATTATATCTGATCCCTCTATTTATCGAATAATTGTTTCTGGATCATCTTCGTCGGTCTGGGGAGCATCTGAAAATAGAAAAACGTGGCCGTCACATCTGAATCGGTTGCTAAATGAAGATACAAAATTACTAAAGAGTCTCGGCTATTCGAGGGTATTTGTTTTCAATACGGGAACTTTTTCCCACACAGTGGCTCAGGAAATATTGAGACTAGCTACGGAGACGAGCTATTGGCGGCCAAATATGGTGATTTCCTTTAACGGTCCTGCGCAATCTGAATTGGAGTACACGGGAAATGCATTTGATTTTTCAATTCACTGGGCCCTAAAGCGGATGATCTCTCGGTCAAGGATAGACAGCATTTTTATGCCACTGAATGTTCTTCCTTATACATCGATTTTTTTGACAAATCTGATTAGGGGTGTACAGGGTTATGCTCTCGGCTATCGCCAGCAAGGATATCCTATCAGATCTTACGATCAGCTTTATATGTCCAAAATTAGGCAAATGGAGGCTGTTTCAAATTCAGTCGGCGCTGAGTTTCTATGGATTCTAGCTCCAATTTTGGGAATTTGTCCTGAGGAAGATCTTTTACCAAATGAAGCTATCACACGGGAATTCTTTGAGAAAAGATTTGGAGGGTCGATTGGGAGAAATATTTATCGCAGTCAAAGGATGCCTACAAATCATTGAGGAGTGAAATTAGAAAGGACGATAGTACTGGAAGATTTGTTGATTTTACCTGCATATTTATAGGCCACAAATTGCAGGTCTACGCTGATCCAAGACATTTTACTGATGAGGGCCATAGAATTGTCGCGGAAAAGATATTTAAGATTATTAAGCAAAGGGTGAGCTCAAAACCCTGAAGTTAGGCGGCCTTTTTTCCTATTTTTTAGAGTTACATTTGACTTTATTTTCGTTCCAGAGATTGAGGAAAGTTCACATTCGGGTCTCATGACACGATCATTTTTAACCAGGATAATCGGAGCGATTTCGGAGATTAGCAGCATTTTCTCTCCGAGAGCTCGGCTATTTTTTTAGACCTTTCAATCTGTATTTGCGCAGATATCACCAACACTTCAAAGGAGGATTTACGGCAAACCTCCATTAAATAGGATTCTTCGATCATATTCATCCTGCCCGGGCGGACACCCGGATCAATGAAAATCACGAGCTGCCGCAATTGACAGAGATGAACTCTTGGCCAGATCCGATCGGCGCGGCGCAAGGGATCAGGGCTTCAAAGGTCAAAGCTCTTGTCGGTCCCGAGCCACATTATCGAGAGCTTTTGGGAGCCATCGCACTGACATCAGTGCGACAAACACAGGCTGGAGAGCTTGGGATTTTGGATTCAACGAGATTGATGTCCGCCACCACGGCTCAAGAGGCCGTCATCCCGTATCCGAACGAAGTGGGATTGATGAAACGCTTTACTGAATTGACGTTGGGAGCCTTGAGAAAGGTTGGCGGCAAGTTTTCAAATATATACCAAGGCAAAGAGAAAAAATAAAAGTCGGAAGGAAATTGTATCATACAGCGAAAGAGAGCTACATGGCATGATCGAGTCAGTTCTCTCCAAGTCCGAGCGCAATCTCCATTGCAAAGCCTCGTGGTTTGTGTCGGAGAAAATGTCGGAAGTAACCCACCGCGAGCGAGCCCAGCTATCCACAAAGCTTCACCTGAAAATACCAAATAGATGTGGACAACCGATGGGGATGTTACGAATCAAATCGCCGAATTCGCTCTATCTATTTTTTTACCGCTGCATTTGATTTTTTATTTGCTCCCAAAATCGAGGACAGACTACATTCAGACCTCTGTACCATCTTCTTTTTAACCAAGTTAATCAGCGTAGAATTAATTAACACAGGACTCTTTAGGGACGGAGAATAAGTATTTTTTCCTATTCGCATCCACTTTTCTTTGCTTAAAAGGACAATGTATGTATCTACCAAAGTCTGGCTTCCAAACTTTGGAATTATTTGCTTTCGCCAAGGCGTCACCATTAATGTGGCGTCGAAGGTATCTTTTGTTTGTTTGCCTTTTGAAACTTCCGAAACGTCAACTACGCCGTGAAAAAATCCTGGAGAAATTCCTTTTGAAAAATCTGGTGATCGATCAAATTTAAATCTGAATGTTCTCTCATCTGCCAGTAGATATCCGCCTGTTTTTTTATCTGCTAGTCCGAAATAAAACATCCAAAGGGATCCGGTCGAAACGGTCTCGCCGAGAACTGTAGTGATTTTGGATGTGACGTTCCCGTTTGTTTGATCCATGATCTCCAATTCCATGGCTGGCGTTGCTTCCTTTTCGCATAAGTATCTCAGCTTTGTACCAGCGTCGGGCGCTTGGAATGTGTGACTATTTGAAGTGGTGGTATCCCTGTCATTCTTAAATCCTTTGAGGATGCAATCCTCCTGTCCGCGAAACGAATTTTTGGGTCCGAAAGTTTGCTTTTTCAAATGTATCCGGTGGGTTTCAGAATAGCTCACTTTCAATTTAAGTTCCCCTCCCTTTCCATCAAAATTTTTGATGGTTGTTTCGATGGGAATTTCGAAGCCAACTCCAAGTGCCGAAATCGTTTTTTCCTTTGCCATTATCTTTACGGTGGTTTGTGCATCAAATGATAGTGGTGATAGTGGAGGGTCAGAAAATGCTAGAATTCCACTGTATTCTCCCGCTTTTAATGAGGCGACTTGTGCCAGATTGCCACTCTTGATGGAGCTTAATCTGGGTAGTTCAGCTGCCCTGCTGAGGGAAGGAATTCCAGCAATATATCCCCATTCCGAATATATTCCGATATCGGTATAATATTGGGGGTTTTCTGAGGCCCACTCCAAAAACATGGCCTCATCCTCGGTCGTGCGAAAAAAACTGAGAGCTAACTCTTTAGCAAGGCTGCCCTTGCAGGAGTAGACAGCAGAGGATCCGTTCGCAGGCAAACCTGGACCTGCGAGGACGTAATGAGAAAAAGATACCGAAATCAAGAAAGAAAATAAATATCGCGACATCTCAACGTTCCTTTTTGAGTGTTTTCATCAGAGCTGGCAATCATCCAATGGTATGGTAACTAGGATTGGAGTTGGATTACCAGAGCTTTTTAGTGGGAATGCAGCAAGTGAACATACGTCTAAAACCTGGACTGTTAACGCACTGAATTGTTTGGGCCGTTGCTCTGGCTTTCGATGCGGTCTCGGCGATTATCTGGCAGATCTAAGTGGGCTAAATTCTAGGTACCGCACATTTTTCTATTTGGATCCCCGAGGTCCCATTTAATATGCTTTTGACCCGATTTAAGTAAGATAAGTGGGATATGGTTCAGCATTCG contains:
- a CDS encoding alpha/beta hydrolase, with product MSKISRIYWVSWIFLAVIFAGLDLYFSKSLFPVTIERIQLENSDRSTVSVFRHENREIPNTVAILLHGKRCSAQLMAPLARVLAINGIKTYSFDFPGHGKSPVPMTFRCNIPGLGLPICHKNRSDIDIGISVVQSLIDQENLSNKKIIFIGHSFGGGRIGHSLMNSPQLSNLDKGLINLDGNVAGTIYRGPRLLTLHARTKQPSSNFGEQIQLDISHFEMIINSKVVELILNWINENWRGTLENSEKSTAFHLSVPVTAVFILLTMIFMTYSLISELGSTQPFASRVRISDFIILIFSSVASALAIRLGVESITFLKLHNTSESLYLIYFILLGLSSTTVILIVSKEKFRMQRFNYFLKAVSIGVLAFLPLALFAAPYVDHHLFHSSLSETRFLRWGAFSLFFYPLCFVTRRLSISKTIFQSYLLRMGIWIFLLTVWFLFQPPRDINRPPIGDLLQFSACLVIIEIFAARLERKSNSITSSAVFASLALAWIAAIFYPFYAT
- a CDS encoding metal-dependent hydrolase: MATVFTHSFVGYTLSQLAPEAVRKNTKFIFWMCLLPIIPDFDYLGWILKVPYGGLWGHRGLTHSIFFSFVLGALAWAKMGKPYQLKIAIFLGISAVSHGVLDAMTNGGLGVAFFSPYSLTRHFFSWRPIEVSPIGIRFFSSRGMVVIMNEIQWVWIPGFVLLLARSVVARQLFYPLKKGGSNNPQI